The following proteins come from a genomic window of Gossypium raimondii isolate GPD5lz chromosome 5, ASM2569854v1, whole genome shotgun sequence:
- the LOC105765901 gene encoding E3 ubiquitin-protein ligase PUB23, whose product MDSRIKKMDEIEIPTHFLCPISLQLMRDPVTISTGISYDRDSIEKWLYSCKNKACPVTKQALHDSGLTPNHTLRRLIQTWCTLNVSHGIQIIPAPNPPIHNTQIAKLLNDATKLPETRFKCLATLRSITLEEGERNRSCLEASGAVEFLVSIIKRDDSTLLQAENNKGSEFIKASDEALSIFYDIKVSKSCLRSIISNDEVFVTYLVQVLESGNHKSRAYATMILKDLFQVADPTQLINVKSELFAQLVRALSDDVSQQATKAALKLLVELCPWGRNRIKAVEGGAVFVLIELLLGTSETRASELALIVLGHLCGCAEGRAELLKHGAGLAIVSKKIFRVSHGASNMAVRIISSISKFSATSRVLQEMLEVGVVRKLILVVKVDSSSKRKERAREMLKLHSRVWRNPACIPCHLLSSYPS is encoded by the exons ATGGATTCCAG AATAAAAAAgatggatgaaattgagattCCTACCCATTTTCTTTGTCCAATTTCTCTTCAGCTCATGAGAGACCCTGTTACGATCTCAACTGGAATATCATACGATCGTGATAGTATAGAGAAATGGCTCTATTCATGCAAGAACAAGGCATGTCCCGTTACCAAACAAGCCTTGCACGATTCTGGTCTAACCCCAAATCACACTCTTCGTCGCTTGATCCAAACATGGTGCACTCTCAATGTTTCCCATGGAATCCAAATAATCCCAGCACCCAACCCTCCCATCCATAACACCCAGATCGCCAAGCTCCTTAACGATGCCACGAAGCTCCCTGAGACGCGATTCAAATGCCTTGCAACACTCAGATCAATCACCCTCGAAGAAGGTGAGAGGAACAGAAGCTGTCTGGAAGCGTCTGGTGCAGTTGAATTCTTGGTATCAATCATCAAGAGAGATGATTCTACGTTACTTCAAGCGGAGAACAATAAAGGGTCGGAATTCATAAAAGCTAGCGACGAGGCTTTGAGTATTTTTTATGATATCAAGGTCTCTAAAAGCTGTCTAAGGAGTATTATTAGCAACGATGAAGTATTTGTAACGTACTTGGTGCAAGTCCTGGAAAGCGGTAACCACAAATCTCGAGCATACGCCACGATGATATTGAAAGATCTTTTTCAAGTGGCGGATCCAACCCAATTGATCAACGTTAAATCCGAATTATTCGCCCAACTCGTACGTGCTTTGAGCGACGATGTCTCGCAGCAAGCAACCAAGGCGGCATTGAAACTCCTTGTGGAGCTTTGTCCTTGGGGAAGGAACAGGATTAAAGCCGTCGAAGGTGGGGCTGTGTTCGTCTTGATTGAGCTTCTTCTCGGAACCTCCGAAACGAGGGCTTCGGAGCTCGCCTTGATCGTGTTGGGTCACCTTTGTGGTTGTGCGGAAGGGAGAGCCGAGCTTTTGAAGCACGGAGCGGGGCTAGCCATTGTGTCGAAGAAGATATTTAGGGTTTCACATGGAGCAAGCAACATGGCAGTGAGGATTATATCCTCAATTAGCAAGTTTTCAGCAACATCTAGGGTTCTTCAAGAAATGTTGGAGGTTGGGGTGGTGAGGAAGCTAATTTTGGTGGTGAAAGTTGATAGCAGTAGCAAGAGAAAGGAGAGAGCAAGGGAGATGTTGAAATTGCACTCTAGGGTTTGGAGGAACCCTGCTTGTATTCCTTGTCATTTGTTGTCTTCTTATCCATCTTGA
- the LOC105770290 gene encoding BEL1-like homeodomain protein 1, producing MATYIHGSSEFQAAPAASDGMQTLYLMNPNYVPYSDTHQPATATNMFFLNPAGNSLNPISLPHAPPSNYNHFLGLPLPSPTPTIGPSNSDEPNRPPPLVSGVQHNLWGSSIDKQNSSPGSSSHPQLVSAVATAGNSGGPLDVISQLGLRRSGVSPRQGLSLSLSSQQVPYRSSNVETVIQGQPEVPVPPTTSLAADDMRISGSSPSTVSVVSNGISGVQSVVLGSKYLRAVQELLDEVVNVGKGIKTDPSGGTKEKTKAAKKEPVAAVNGDGSSAGENGVEPGPELTTAQRQELQMKKAKLVNMLDEVEQRYRQYHHQMQTVVASFEQAAGLGAAKSYTALALQTISKQFRCLKDAISCQTKATNKSLGEEDCLGVKMEGSRLRYVDNQIRQQRALQQLGMIQHHNAWRPQRGLPERAVCVLRAWLFEHFLHPYPKDSDKHMLAKQTGLTRSQVSNWFINARVRLWKPMVEEMYMEEIKEQERNTNGSEEINANKNEQQMETGSSSGGQTMDQVKAQSKPRAISQNNNNSITSHADQFSNSTISTSPMGGSLVQQTSFNLIGSSDLDRGPKKPRNELQNSAFGILPMEMEMKQGETREINMRFGDERLFKDHSYSYLSGTVYSSMREVGRFNHGQQLPPGFHGNSGVSLTLGLPDCENLSLSGNHQNFVPNQTINDVEGATQSDFCAINTQPQPSHSTTYDTMEMQSRKRFAAPLLPDFVA from the exons ATGGCGACGTACATTCATGGGAGCTCAGAATTCCAAGCTGCTCCTGCGGCGTCTGATGGGATGCAAACACTCTATCTCATGAACCCAAACTACGTACCTTATTCTGACACACACCAACCAGCGACTGCCACAAACATGTTCTTCTTGAACCCCGCCGGTAACTCGCTAAACCCCATAAGCTTGCCCCACGCGCCACCTTCTAACTACAACCACTTCCTCGGTCTGCCTCTCCCGTCACCAACTCCAACCATCGGACCTTCCAATTCGGATGAACCCAACCGTCCACCACCCCTTGTCTCCGGCGTTCAACATAATTTATGGGGCTCAAGTATTGATAAACAGAATTCATCGCCTGGAAGTAGCAGCCATCCTCAGCTCGTGTCGGCAGTGGCTACGGCAGGTAACTCGGGTGGGCCCCTCGACGTTATTTCGCAGTTGGGGTTACGTCGGTCGGGGGTGTCACCGAGGCAAGGCTTGTCCCTGAGTCTATCATCCCAACAGGTGCCTTACAGGTCAAGTAACGTCGAAACAGTTATCCAAGGACAACCTGAAGTTCCTGTTCCACCAACAACGTCACTAGCTGCAGATGATATGAGGATATCTGGGAGTTCACCGTCGACAGTTTCTGTAGTTTCGAATGGGATTTCCGGGGTTCAAAGTGTAGTTTTGGGATCAAAATACCTGAGAGCAGTACAAGAGCTCCTCGATGAAGTTGTTAATGTCGGGAAAGGGATAAAGACTGACCCGTCTGGAGGGACCAAGGAGAAGACAAAAGCGGCCAAAAAAGAACCGGTGGCTGCTGTGAACGGAGACGGTTCAAGTGCCGGTGAAAATGGGGTTGAACCCGGACCTGAGCTCACCACAGCACAAAGACAGGAACTTCAGATGAAGAAGGCAAAACTTGTGAACATGCTTGATGAG GTGGAGCAAAGATACAGGCAGTACCATCATCAAATGCAAACGGTGGTCGCTTCATTCGAGCAGGCAGCTGGGTTGGGTGCTGCGAAATCATACACCGCCCTTGCTTTGCAGACAATTTCGAAGCAGTTCCGCTGTCTTAAAGATGCAATATCTTGTCAAACTAAAGCCACAAACAAGAGTTTAGGGGAAGAGGATTGCTTAGGTGTTAAAATGGAGGGTTCAAGACTAAGATATGTCGATAATCAGATTCGACAACAGCGGGCGCTGCAGCAGTTGGGAATGATCCAACACCATAATGCTTGGAGACCCCAAAGAGGATTGCCTGAACGAGCTGTTTGCGTTCTTCGTGCATGGCTTTTCGAGCATTTCCTTCATCC TTACCCTAAAGATTCAGACAAACACATGCTTGCTAAACAAACAGGGCTTACAAGAAGCCAG GTGTCGAACTGGTTTATAAATGCTCGAGTTCGGCTCTGGAAGCCAATGGTTGAAGAAATGTACATGGAGGAAATCAAGGAACAAGAGAGGAACACTAATGGCAGTGAAGAGATCAATGCTAACAAAAATGAGCAGCAAATGGAGACAGGGTCTAGCTCAGGTGGCCAGACTATGGATCAAGTTAAAGCTCAATCCAAGCCTAGAGCCATCAGCCAGAATAACAATAATAGTATTACTTCCCATGCCGATCAATTTTCCAACTCCACAATCTCCACATCTCCCATGGGAGGGTCCCTTGTGCAACAAACATCATTCAATCTCATTGGGTCATCTGATCTCGACAGGGGGCCGAAAAAGCCAAGGAATGAGTTGCAGAATTCGGCTTTCGGCATCCTTCCAATGGAGATGGAGATGAAGCAAGGTGAAACGAGGGAAATCAACATGAGGTTCGGTGATGAAAGGCTATTCAAAGACCACAGTTACTCCTATTTAAGTGGGACTGTTTACAGTTCCATGCGAGAGGTTGGGAGGTTCAACCATGGGCAACAGTTGCCACCAGGATTTCATGGAAACAGTGGCGTTTCCCTCACCCTTGGCCTTCCCGATTGTGAGAACCTCTCTCTCTCCGGGAACCACCAAAACTTCGTACCAAACCAGACTATTAATGATGTAGAAGGAGCAACCCAATCTGACTTTTGCGCCATCAACACCCAACCACAACCTTCTCATTCCACCACATATGACACCATGGAGATGCAAAGCAGGAAAAGATTTGCGGCGCCTTTGTTGCCTGATTTTGTGGCCTGA